ACAGGTCGGCGAAGATGCCGCCGGCGTGGTCGTCGTAGTCGATGAAGAGGACCAGGTCGCCGAGGCAGATCAGCGCGTCGGCACCGTCGCCCGCCCGGGCCAGCGCGTCGGCGTGGCCGTGGACGTCGGAGACGACGTGCACCCGCATGTAGCCGACTCTAGTGACGCGCCGGGTCAGAGCAGGGAGCCGAGCACCACGAAGACCAGGAACACGACCAGTGCGATCGCGGTCGAGCCGCCCGCCATGATGGCGATCTTCATGCCGCTGGACAGCGAGCGCGGGTCGCCCACCACCGGCAGGGTCACCGCGGTGTCGCTCGGCAGGAACGGCGCCCCGCAGGTCGGGCAGGCCATCAGGTCGAGCGAGACGAGGGCGTGGCAGCCGCGGCACGGCCAGCCGGCGGGACGTTCGGCGACGCTGACCGGGGAGAGGTGCGTCGACTCCTCGTAGGCCGGAAGAGCCTCACGCGGTTCGGGTATCGGCTCGGGGGCCGGCTGCAGCGACTCGAGCGGCGCGGTGAAGGGGTCGGGCGCGGCGTCCTCCGACAGCCGGCCGTAGCACAGCGAGCACCACGCGGCTGCCGGAGGCACGGCCGCGCCGCAGTGCGGGCACCGGTCAGGTGTCACGGGCTGGTTGTCGGCAGCAAGGACCGGCCCCTGAAGCCGCCCTCGGATCCCCGCGGTCTCCGGCGGCTACCGTTGGGGA
This genomic interval from Mycobacteriales bacterium contains the following:
- a CDS encoding zinc ribbon domain-containing protein gives rise to the protein MTPDRCPHCGAAVPPAAAWCSLCYGRLSEDAAPDPFTAPLESLQPAPEPIPEPREALPAYEESTHLSPVSVAERPAGWPCRGCHALVSLDLMACPTCGAPFLPSDTAVTLPVVGDPRSLSSGMKIAIMAGGSTAIALVVFLVFVVLGSLL